A single Drechmeria coniospora strain ARSEF 6962 chromosome 03, whole genome shotgun sequence DNA region contains:
- a CDS encoding hypothetical protein (related to AHA1-stress-regulated cochaperone), which produces MVLHNPNNWHWVNKDVSQWAKAWFEDNLLKIKAKDGDVEARISKVQSLDGDVDVSQRKGKVITIFDVKLVLEYTGSAPDADEVSGTITVPEIAHDTDEAEYVFDVDIFSESKEKQSVKDLVRSKLVPQLRSEFQKLAPALIAEHGKDIQHASGSNPSSGFSTPKLHPQTSASKSSQPTSAPTSTSGIVNTVTVTDNEEFRTTAEELYQTFVDPQRIAAFTRSPPKLFEGAKKGGKFELFGGNVSGEYLELDSPKKIVQSWRLNQWPAGHYSTLQIEFDQNDVDHVTVMRVAWQGVPVGQEEVTKRNWLEYYVKCIKQTFGFGSIL; this is translated from the exons ATGGTGTTGCACAACCCTAACAACTGGCATTGGGTGAACAAGGATGTATCCCAGTGGGCCAAGGCATGGTTCGAAGACAACTTGCTCAAGATTAAGGCCAAGGATGGTGACGTCGAAGCCAGGATCAGCAAGGTCCAGAGCTTGGATGGGGACGTAGATGTCAGTCAGCGAAAAGGCAAAGTGATTACCATCTTTGACGTGAAGCTGGTCCTGGAGTATACCG GATCGGCCCCTGATGCGGACGAGGTGTCGGGAACGATCACCGTCCCCGAGATCGCCCACGATACCGATGAAGCCGAGTATGTG TTTGACGTAGATATCTTCTCCGAATCCAAGGAGAAGCAGTCGGTGAAGGATCTAGTCCGCTCCAAGCTGGTCCCCCAGCTGCGCAGCGAGTTCCAAAAACTCGCACCCGCACTGATAGCTGAGCACGGCAAGGATATCCAGCACGCGTCTGGCTCCAACCCATCCAGCGGCTTCTCTACCCCCAAGCTCCACCCACAAACTTCTGCTTCCAAGTCTTCACAACCGACCAGTGCGCCAACCAGCACGTCGGGCATTGTCAACACCGTGACCGTGACCGACAATGAAGAGTTTCGCACGACGGCGGAAGAGCTATATCAAACCTTTGTCGACCCGCAACGGATAGCTGCCTTCACTCGCTCACCCCCCAAGCTCTTCGAGGGTGCCAAGAAGGGTGGCAAGTTTGAGCTCTTTGGTGGTAACGTCTCGGGCGAGTATCTGGAACTGGATTCGCCCAAGAAGATCGTACAGAGCTGGCGGCTGAATCAATGGCCCGCGGGCCACTACTCGACACTCCAAATTGAGTTTGATCAAAATGACGTCGATCATGTCACCGTCATGCGCGTCGCCTGGCAAGGTGTCCCGGTCGGTCAAGAGGAAGTCACGAAGCGGAACTGGCTCGAGTATTACGTCAAGTGCATTAAGCAAACTTTTGG ATTCGGCAGCATCTTGTAG
- a CDS encoding DHHC zinc finger domain-containing protein — translation MAMTPFKWAVVFVISLSFMVFVTFFGRLPAFRRTPVAGLHKLIWIHIPNAALALDNKLTAGKLSKSLSRGFHYFLYERHPTVVIFFLSILIVSEFLYLPEAWPVINTFTKLTAAIAVVLPYLFLYLACASDPGYITVENHAYHMSLYPYDHALFHPGNKCNTCHFLKPARSKHCSICKRCIAKADHHCVFINSCVGYGNHHWFLLLLLSTAVLTTYGGLLGLSLLLSGVNERYPAFSIWKPKDMSLNSYGAVWGWCIQRNVKLGATSLLSILITPLIWGLLIYTLYLVYAGTTTNESLKWSEYKEDMRDGYVFRRPLLSNRERSQETEPRCARWPVEPDHVLVATSDGCPPSDQARPQGDGEWERVWKLDRVENLYDMGFRDNLADAFLRDFAFGGRSIDPPAERMNRRSSFPPS, via the exons atggccatgacgccCTTCAAATGGGCCGTCGTTTTCGTTATCTCCCTCTCTTTTATGGTCTTTGTCACTTTCTTCGGCAGACTTCCTGCATTTAG ACGGACTCCGGTTGCTGGCTTGCATAAGCTTATATGGATTCACATCCCCAACGCGGCCTTGGCCCTCGACAACAAGCTCACCGCCGGCAAACTGTCCAAATCTTTATCGCGAGGCTTTCACTACTTCTTGTATGAGCGCCATCCAACAGTTGTC ATATTCTTTCTGTCCATTCTCATCGTTTCTGAGTTTTTGTACCTGCCCGAGGCCTGGCCTGTCATTAACACCTTCACCAAGCTcaccgccgccatcgccgttgTGCTACCATACTTGTTTTTATACCTTGCTTGCGCCAGCGACCCAGGCTACATTACGGTCGAGAATCACGCGTATCACATGTCCCTGTATCCCTACGACCACGCTCTTTTCCACCCAGGTAACAAGTGCAACACCTGCCATTTCCTCAAGCCCGCAAGGTCTAAGCATTGCAGCATCTGCAAACGGTGCATCGCCAAGGCGGATCATCACTGCGTTTTCATCAACTCGTGCGTCGGCTACGGAAATCACCACTGgttcctgctgctgcttctttCTACGGCTGTTCTGACGACCTACGGTGGCCTACTTGGACTGTCATTGCTGTTGTCGGGGGTGAATGAGAGATATCCGGCCTTCTCCATCTGGAAACCAAAGGACATGTCGCTTAACAGCTATGGCGCCGTCTGGGGCTGGTGCATCCAAAGAAATGTCAAGCTCGGCGCCACTTCCCTTCTATCCATCCTCATCACACCTCTTATCTGGGGATTGCTCATTTATACGCTGTATCTCGTCTATGCCGGCACGACGACCAACGAATCACTCAAATGGTCCGAGTACAAAGAAGACATGCGCGACGGCTACGTTTTCCGCCGACCCTTGTTATCAAATCGCGAGAGGAGCCAGGAAACAGAGCCTCGGTGCGCCAGATGGCCCGTCGAACCGGACCATGTACTAGTCGCAACCTCCGATGGATGTCCTCCGTCAGACCAGGCTCGACCCCAAGGCGATGGCGAGTGGGAGCGGGTATGGAAGCTCGATCGCGTCGAGAATTTGTATGATATGGGCTTTCGTGACAATCTTGCCGACGCATTTCTTCGAGATTTTGCCTTTGGTGGCCGATCGATCGACCCACCGGCAGAACGGATGAACCGTCGTTCTAGTTTTCCACCGTCTTGA